A window of the Candidatus Dormiibacterota bacterium genome harbors these coding sequences:
- a CDS encoding pilus assembly protein TadG-related protein encodes MTAAARAGRLRRRTQRGQAIPIIAVASTVLLGFTAMAVDLSVQTHFRRDLQNAADAAALAGAHHLSTAPVTQAERTAGVQDAVMVLHTRLQWPLGGVSVAAYAQSVTAGAAGCAGSTSCSVTFTAGTDTVTVSTPPVAARLAAYNGDSQYLEVNVRQGSYAGIGGAIGLLPGATGAHAVAYHFAPAQPFGFALYAGSYAQDSNFNQIITGNVYAYRSVQPQSSGHAATCAQGGSIVLGDPQAPHALPSPDPSAGQPQQASVTPLSFLADCATAGGGQVAQTLAEGCPTTIQGVSLTATNSYVDDTSISQTLPPGISSVGTTRACVAVPAIAAPDLGAPTLASSPSTYGCSGNQGLIGGVYQPGIYTCGLTVDHPLAPGVYEIVHNTTLANDVTVSQAVSGTCNGADAAVYGVCLYGVTFYLQQSGGAGATMYVGRGGGIQARLTPYTPSGTSNPNDGRYPVYAPRGVTAQLTVDKNRSLLSLQGTVYMPSGITSTTSNADITVDGQAIVASWINQGGNHPNPRITYNAGTVAQQREILRLVE; translated from the coding sequence GTGACCGCGGCGGCGCGCGCGGGCCGGCTGCGGCGGCGCACCCAGCGGGGCCAGGCGATCCCGATCATCGCCGTCGCCTCGACGGTGCTGCTCGGCTTCACCGCGATGGCCGTGGATCTCAGCGTCCAGACCCATTTCCGGCGCGACCTCCAGAACGCGGCCGACGCCGCCGCGCTGGCCGGCGCCCATCACCTCTCGACCGCCCCGGTGACCCAGGCTGAACGCACCGCCGGAGTCCAGGACGCCGTCATGGTGCTCCACACCCGCCTCCAGTGGCCCCTGGGCGGAGTCAGCGTGGCCGCCTACGCGCAGTCCGTCACCGCCGGCGCCGCCGGCTGCGCCGGAAGCACGTCCTGCAGCGTCACCTTCACCGCGGGCACCGATACGGTCACGGTGAGCACGCCGCCGGTCGCCGCGCGGCTCGCAGCCTACAACGGGGACTCCCAGTATCTCGAGGTGAATGTCCGCCAGGGGTCGTACGCGGGCATCGGCGGGGCGATCGGGCTGCTGCCGGGGGCGACCGGCGCCCACGCGGTCGCCTATCACTTCGCGCCCGCGCAGCCGTTCGGCTTCGCGCTCTATGCGGGCAGCTACGCGCAGGACAGCAACTTCAACCAGATCATCACCGGGAACGTCTACGCCTACCGGAGCGTGCAGCCGCAGTCCAGCGGCCATGCGGCGACCTGCGCCCAGGGCGGCTCGATCGTCCTCGGCGATCCCCAGGCGCCCCACGCCCTGCCCTCCCCGGATCCCTCCGCGGGGCAGCCACAGCAGGCGTCGGTCACACCGCTCTCCTTCCTCGCGGACTGCGCCACGGCCGGCGGGGGCCAGGTGGCGCAGACCCTCGCCGAGGGCTGTCCGACGACCATCCAGGGGGTGTCGCTCACCGCCACCAACAGCTACGTCGACGACACCTCCATCAGCCAGACGCTGCCCCCGGGGATCAGCAGCGTCGGCACCACCAGGGCCTGCGTCGCCGTACCCGCGATCGCAGCCCCCGACCTCGGTGCGCCCACCCTCGCCAGCAGCCCCAGCACCTACGGCTGCAGCGGAAATCAGGGGCTCATCGGCGGCGTCTACCAGCCGGGGATCTACACCTGCGGCCTGACCGTCGATCATCCGCTGGCCCCCGGCGTCTACGAGATCGTCCACAACACCACCCTGGCCAACGACGTCACTGTCAGCCAGGCGGTGTCCGGGACCTGCAATGGCGCCGACGCGGCCGTGTACGGCGTCTGCCTCTACGGGGTCACCTTCTACCTGCAGCAGAGCGGCGGAGCCGGCGCCACCATGTACGTGGGACGGGGTGGCGGGATCCAGGCCAGGCTGACCCCCTACACGCCATCCGGCACCAGCAACCCCAACGACGGCCGGTACCCGGTCTACGCGCCCCGGGGGGTCACCGCGCAGCTCACCGTCGACAAGAACAGGAGCCTGCTCAGCCTCCAGGGCACCGTGTACATGCCGTCCGGGATCACCTCGACGACGAGCAACGCCGACATCACCGTCGACGGCCAGGCGATCGTGGCCTCATGGATCAACCAGGGCGGCAACCATCCCAACCCCCGGATCACCTACAACGCGGGAACGGTGGCGCAGCAGCGCGAGATCCTGCGGCTGGTGGAGTAG
- a CDS encoding ribonuclease H, with the protein MTVDGRQLSLDVAAPARTVVAYTDGACSGNPGAGAWAYRLEWPDGGVEERAEAETMTTNNREELKAVREALRAVRGRIGDDPSWRVVVRTDSLGVINWLSRTWKRNKNLDLFPTIDPLVDGRVRFEHVRGHSGDPGNDRVDRLAVGAYERLLGR; encoded by the coding sequence GTGACCGTGGACGGGAGGCAGCTGAGCCTGGACGTGGCCGCACCGGCGCGCACCGTGGTCGCGTACACCGACGGCGCCTGCTCGGGCAATCCGGGGGCCGGCGCCTGGGCCTACCGCCTGGAGTGGCCGGACGGCGGTGTCGAGGAGCGGGCCGAGGCCGAGACCATGACCACGAACAACCGCGAGGAGCTCAAGGCGGTGCGCGAGGCGCTGCGCGCGGTGCGCGGGCGGATCGGCGACGACCCGTCGTGGCGGGTGGTGGTGCGCACCGACAGCCTCGGGGTGATCAACTGGCTGAGCCGCACCTGGAAGCGGAACAAGAACCTCGACCTGTTCCCCACCATCGACCCGCTGGTCGACGGCCGGGTGAGGTTCGAGCACGTCCGCGGCCACAGCGGCGATCCCGGCAACGACCGCGTCGACCGGCTCGCGGTGGGCGCCTACGAGCGGCTGCTCGGCCGCTGA
- a CDS encoding tRNA (adenine(22)-N(1))-methyltransferase TrmK has protein sequence MTTPPLPRRLQGLLAVLPDAESVADVAAGHGRLAVHLAARSHRVIATENTDGPYAELCRNLERWEAGGRVEARRGSGLEPLAAGEVEGVVIAGLGARRLTQIAAQAPGRGLRWVALQCVQHPDELAGWVRAAGWRVAVETVCEQRGRAYATWVLEV, from the coding sequence ATGACCACCCCGCCGCTGCCCCGCCGCCTCCAGGGGCTGCTCGCCGTCCTGCCCGACGCGGAGAGCGTCGCCGACGTCGCCGCCGGCCACGGCCGCCTCGCCGTCCACCTCGCCGCCCGCTCCCACCGCGTGATCGCCACCGAGAACACCGACGGCCCCTACGCCGAGCTCTGCCGCAACCTGGAGCGCTGGGAGGCCGGGGGCCGGGTGGAGGCGCGCCGGGGCAGCGGCCTCGAGCCGCTCGCCGCCGGTGAGGTCGAGGGCGTGGTCATCGCCGGTCTCGGCGCCCGGCGGCTGACCCAGATCGCCGCCCAGGCGCCGGGGCGGGGGCTGCGCTGGGTGGCGCTGCAGTGCGTCCAGCATCCCGACGAGCTCGCCGGCTGGGTGCGCGCGGCGGGCTGGCGGGTGGCGGTCGAGACCGTCTGCGAGCAGCGCGGCCGCGCCTACGCGACCTGGGTGCTCGAGGTGTGA
- the trpD gene encoding anthranilate phosphoribosyltransferase — MTEADTLLREALERLVRGEHLDVETARSVMDRVMQGSATPAQIGALLAALRIRGETVEELTGMVMSMRDHALRVELAVDAVDTCGTGGDGSGTFNISTAAAFVVAGAGCPVAKHGGRAASSRCGSADVLEELGVAIALSPDGVRSCVEEVGIGFLFAPAFHPAMRHVGPLRRELGIRTAFNVLGPLANPARVPYQSLGVGDHGLAGRMAGVLCRLGHRHALVFAGPGGIDELGLSGVARCLEVSPAVLREFEIDPAALGLRPAPVEALRGGDAHHNAARLRAVLDGEPGPMRDVVLLNAAAALWAAERAGDLAEGLDRARASVDGGGARRSLDGLVAASVAAAERDARPRPRPAAAPRPGAA; from the coding sequence ATGACCGAGGCCGACACGCTCCTGCGCGAGGCGCTCGAGCGGCTCGTCCGCGGAGAGCATCTGGACGTGGAGACGGCGCGCTCGGTGATGGACCGGGTGATGCAGGGCAGCGCCACGCCGGCGCAGATCGGCGCCCTCCTGGCGGCGCTGCGCATCCGCGGTGAGACCGTCGAGGAGCTCACCGGCATGGTGATGTCGATGCGCGACCACGCGCTGCGCGTCGAGCTGGCGGTCGACGCCGTCGACACCTGCGGCACCGGCGGCGACGGCAGCGGCACCTTCAACATCTCCACCGCCGCGGCGTTCGTGGTCGCCGGCGCCGGCTGCCCGGTGGCGAAGCACGGTGGCAGGGCGGCCTCCAGCCGCTGCGGCAGCGCCGATGTCCTCGAGGAGCTGGGCGTGGCCATCGCGCTCAGCCCCGACGGGGTGCGCAGCTGCGTCGAGGAGGTGGGCATCGGCTTCCTGTTCGCGCCCGCCTTCCACCCCGCCATGCGCCACGTCGGCCCGCTCCGGCGCGAGCTGGGCATCCGCACCGCCTTCAACGTGCTCGGTCCCCTCGCCAACCCGGCGCGCGTCCCCTACCAGTCGCTCGGCGTCGGCGACCACGGGCTGGCGGGCAGGATGGCCGGCGTGCTCTGCCGGCTCGGCCACCGCCACGCGCTCGTCTTCGCCGGCCCCGGCGGCATCGACGAGCTCGGGCTCAGCGGTGTCGCCCGCTGCCTCGAGGTGAGCCCCGCCGTGCTGCGCGAGTTCGAGATCGACCCCGCCGCCCTGGGGTTGCGCCCGGCGCCGGTGGAGGCGCTCCGCGGCGGCGACGCCCACCACAACGCGGCGCGGCTGCGCGCCGTGCTCGACGGCGAGCCCGGGCCGATGCGCGACGTGGTGCTGCTCAACGCCGCCGCCGCGCTCTGGGCCGCGGAGCGCGCCGGCGACCTCGCCGAGGGGCTGGACCGAGCCCGCGCGTCGGTCGACGGAGGCGGCGCCCGGCGCTCCCTCGACGGCCTGGTGGCGGCCTCGGTGGCGGCGGCGGAGCGGGACGCCCGGCCCCGCCCCCGCCCCGCCGCCGCGCCCCGCCCGGGGGCGGCCTGA
- a CDS encoding alpha/beta fold hydrolase translates to MPARSSLPFDPEAIRPWRLGSGRRGAVLLHGFAGTPPELRRLGEHLAAQGWRVDGPLLTGHGTTPEDLARTRWQDWARSAAEAVDRVAAECDQVVVAGQSMGGALALHLAAHDTRIAAVATLAAPVWLSDWRLKIIFAAKYVQRWHTPDPADIDLYLPEAVQELHSYGRRSTRSIHELTRLLRTVRGELAMVRQPVLVLHGGGDRTVDPRNADDIARGLVCSSEVEVGRYPRSGHAMSVDVDRDELNPRIAAWFERHTRDAGVARTG, encoded by the coding sequence ATGCCGGCACGCTCGTCCCTCCCCTTCGACCCCGAGGCGATCCGGCCCTGGCGGTTGGGCTCGGGGCGCCGCGGCGCGGTGCTCCTCCACGGCTTCGCCGGCACCCCGCCGGAGCTGCGCCGCCTCGGCGAGCATCTGGCCGCCCAGGGCTGGCGGGTCGACGGCCCGCTGCTCACCGGCCACGGCACCACTCCGGAGGACCTCGCCCGCACCCGCTGGCAGGACTGGGCCCGCTCCGCCGCCGAAGCCGTCGACCGGGTCGCCGCCGAGTGCGACCAGGTGGTGGTCGCGGGACAGTCGATGGGCGGCGCCCTCGCTCTGCACCTCGCCGCCCACGACACCCGGATCGCCGCGGTGGCCACCCTGGCGGCACCGGTCTGGCTCAGCGACTGGCGGCTGAAGATCATCTTCGCCGCCAAGTACGTGCAGCGCTGGCACACCCCCGACCCCGCCGACATCGACCTGTACCTGCCCGAGGCGGTCCAGGAGCTGCACTCCTACGGGCGCCGCTCCACCCGCTCGATCCATGAGCTCACCCGGCTGCTGCGCACCGTGCGCGGCGAGCTGGCGATGGTGCGCCAGCCGGTGCTGGTGTTGCACGGGGGAGGCGATCGCACCGTCGACCCGAGGAACGCCGACGACATCGCCCGCGGTCTGGTCTGCAGCAGCGAGGTCGAGGTGGGCCGCTATCCGCGCAGCGGCCACGCGATGAGCGTGGACGTCGACCGCGACGAGCTCAACCCGCGGATCGCCGCCTGGTTCGAGCGCCACACCCGCGACGCCGGCGTGGCCCGCACCGGATGA
- a CDS encoding CoA pyrophosphatase — translation MLLDRLRGAVDPVPAPGAAPAPEVTAAVLLLVDPADPALPLLFIRRSRRVRTHRGQIAFPGGGIDPGDAGVVGAALREALEELAVPVDAVEPLGLLATVQTRGSARSLCPVVGLQRRPVTPVADGYEVATWFRIPVAELLGAPLTSRSIPGMEGDAVVHFYEAHGQVIWGATAAVLHDLLGRLGAPREVGAQR, via the coding sequence ATGCTGCTGGACCGTCTCCGCGGCGCCGTCGACCCGGTCCCGGCGCCGGGCGCGGCCCCAGCCCCCGAGGTCACCGCGGCGGTGCTGCTGCTGGTCGATCCGGCCGACCCGGCGCTGCCGCTGCTCTTCATCCGCCGCAGCCGGCGGGTGCGCACCCACCGCGGGCAGATCGCGTTTCCCGGCGGCGGCATCGACCCCGGCGACGCCGGCGTGGTCGGCGCGGCGCTGCGCGAGGCGCTGGAGGAGCTGGCCGTCCCCGTCGACGCGGTCGAGCCCCTCGGGCTGCTGGCCACGGTGCAGACCCGCGGCTCGGCGCGCAGCCTCTGCCCGGTGGTTGGCCTGCAACGCCGCCCGGTCACGCCGGTCGCCGACGGCTACGAGGTGGCGACCTGGTTCCGCATCCCCGTCGCCGAGCTGCTCGGGGCGCCGCTCACCAGCCGGAGCATCCCCGGGATGGAGGGGGACGCCGTGGTGCACTTCTACGAGGCCCACGGGCAGGTGATCTGGGGGGCCACCGCCGCGGTCCTCCACGACCTCCTGGGACGGCTGGGCGCACCCCGCGAGGTGGGCGCTCAGCGGTAG
- a CDS encoding MBL fold metallo-hydrolase, translating into MPEALRDLVQLSIVVDPTYDQNCYVLRRRDTDAVLVLDPGLQHPRTLELLERDGLRCERILLTHGHPDHVNGVPAVKAAHGCEAAIHAEDRPLLEWASRLPGIPADLPPVICETDLVPGESLRWQELDVRVLHTPGHTRGSVCFLVGPDLIAGDTLFQRSVGRTDLPGGDWDTLMFSIENTIYALPPETRVYPGHGPSTTVSEEMRHNPFVVHPRYR; encoded by the coding sequence ATGCCCGAGGCACTGCGTGACCTGGTCCAGCTGTCGATCGTCGTCGACCCCACCTACGACCAGAACTGCTACGTGCTGCGGCGCCGCGACACCGACGCGGTGCTGGTCCTCGACCCCGGCCTCCAGCATCCCCGGACCCTGGAGCTGCTGGAGAGGGACGGGCTGCGCTGCGAGCGCATCCTGCTCACCCACGGCCATCCGGATCACGTCAACGGGGTGCCCGCGGTGAAGGCGGCGCACGGCTGCGAGGCCGCCATCCACGCCGAGGACCGGCCGCTGCTGGAGTGGGCGTCACGGCTCCCCGGCATCCCCGCCGACCTGCCGCCGGTGATCTGCGAGACCGACCTGGTCCCCGGCGAGAGCCTGCGCTGGCAGGAGCTCGACGTCCGCGTGCTCCACACCCCGGGGCACACCCGCGGCTCGGTCTGCTTCCTGGTCGGCCCCGACCTGATCGCCGGCGACACCCTCTTCCAGCGCAGCGTCGGCCGCACCGACCTCCCCGGCGGCGACTGGGACACGCTGATGTTCTCGATCGAGAACACCATCTACGCGCTGCCCCCGGAGACCCGGGTCTACCCGGGGCACGGTCCCAGCACCACGGTGAGCGAGGAGATGCGCCACAACCCGTTCGTGGTGCACCCCCGCTACCGCTGA
- a CDS encoding SGNH/GDSL hydrolase family protein, which translates to MGRVRRAIALVALPLLLVATGGRVPAAAAGGLAYAALGDSYVSGTGSGSEDGTNCRRSANSYAPVFARSSGGRFTLTDFAACTGATIGSVEQSQLAALAPAQLVSLTVGGNDARFGEIVIHCLQPGSGCRTDYPDEDQRIDSLAGPLHRLYGEVVAGAPGAQLLVVTYPQILRSGGTCASTWTLTREDVDWFRAEWSRMNAVIRHAAEGVPRTQVVDVETAFAGHELCTAQEWAYGGRWRDPYSSFHPNALGHASVASFLRAATG; encoded by the coding sequence ATGGGACGGGTCCGACGTGCGATCGCGCTGGTCGCGCTGCCGCTGCTCCTGGTGGCCACCGGCGGCCGGGTCCCGGCGGCAGCCGCCGGAGGGCTCGCCTACGCCGCCCTCGGGGACTCGTACGTGAGCGGGACCGGGTCGGGCAGCGAGGACGGGACCAACTGCCGCCGCTCTGCCAACAGCTACGCCCCGGTCTTCGCGCGCTCCAGCGGCGGCCGCTTCACCCTCACCGACTTCGCCGCCTGCACCGGTGCCACGATCGGAAGCGTCGAGCAGTCCCAGCTGGCCGCGCTGGCACCCGCGCAGCTGGTGAGCCTCACCGTCGGCGGCAACGACGCCCGCTTCGGCGAGATCGTGATCCACTGCCTCCAGCCGGGCTCGGGATGCCGCACCGACTACCCCGACGAGGACCAGCGGATCGACTCCCTCGCCGGCCCGCTCCACCGGCTCTACGGCGAGGTCGTCGCCGGCGCCCCCGGCGCCCAGCTGCTGGTGGTCACCTATCCGCAGATCCTCCGCTCCGGGGGCACCTGCGCGTCGACCTGGACGCTGACCCGCGAGGACGTCGACTGGTTCCGCGCCGAGTGGTCGCGGATGAACGCGGTGATCCGCCATGCCGCCGAGGGGGTGCCCCGGACCCAGGTCGTCGACGTCGAGACCGCGTTCGCCGGCCACGAGCTGTGCACCGCCCAGGAGTGGGCGTACGGCGGCCGCTGGCGCGACCCCTACAGCAGCTTCCACCCCAACGCGCTCGGCCACGCCTCCGTCGCCTCCTTCCTCCGCGCCGCGACGGGCTGA